Below is a genomic region from Sorghum bicolor cultivar BTx623 chromosome 9, Sorghum_bicolor_NCBIv3, whole genome shotgun sequence.
agatgcacccaaaaacccaaaactttacaagattctccatcacatcgaattttatggcacatgcatgcaacattaaatatagataaaaaagataactaattgcacaatttacatgtaaatcacgagatgaatcttttaagcctagttactccatgattggataatgtttgtcaaataaaaacgaaattgctacagtgtcaaaattcaaaaagtttttgatctaaacaaggcttctTCAACgaaaaaatttcgtgacactgtagcattttcgtttgtttgtggtaattattgtctaaccatagactaattaggctcaaaagatttgtctcgtcaattccgaccaaactgtgcaattagtctttatttttgtttatatttaatactctatacatacgtataaatattcgatatgacggcaaatcttcaaaatttttgaatttttgggtggaagtaaacaagacctatgCGTCGGCGTCGCGCCCACGCATATACAGGCTACCTGCGATGGGCTTGGCTTGGCAAACGGCTCGGCTTGCGGTTGAAAATGGCCAAGTGTGGGGATGTTTTTCCGTTTGGAATCAAGGCATCCCTTGGATCCTGAATGGACGCACGAGATGAAGCAAAAGTTACGTTGTAACGTTGCCAAGCAAAGTTACTGAATCCTTCTCCCCTCTAGATATGGTGGCTAGGGTAGTGCACTAGACAGAAATGTGGAGGAAAGGGAAAGATAATAGAACGAAAATAAGGTTAGGGTAAAAACAACACTTTATTGTAATTCTCTCTCCTCCTTTGATTGGGAAGTTGTCTTCCAGCAAATTAAAGCCCTGTTGCCACAGCCTTTTTGtgttatatatcactcacacaTGCCACCTCAATGAGACAATGAAGATGGAAGAGCAATTGGAGCCGCTACACTGAACATAGTCACAAATAAGAGTTTTCACTTACTAATTGAACATTTTTCGATCGATATTATTATTGTTCCATACTAAATTTCCCCATGTTTTCATTGTAGTAATACCTCATGTATTGTCTTGTTTGCGTTGTGGGAACAACTTTGTCCGGCCCAGTATTAGATCATCTCTGGGCCACATTGTCTACGTCATGGGTGTTTTTTATTGAGCGTTCATGAAATATTGATGTTTTGCAGCAAAATGATTCTAACAATATTTGCGTTTTTTAATTAAATATGAACTAATTGATTTAGGATAACTCTAAAAATTAATTTATTCAGGGGCAGTATTTTTTAAAATCAATTAGTCTTAGATTTTTACTAGGTTTCTATAGCGGAGAATGTTTACTAAAAGATATACTACAAgttaatctaataatacttattaGATCGTAAATACTACTTGTATTCACATATACTTATTTAACGTTAATCATGAAAGCGATATCTCCGTCCCAACTAAACAGCGACATGTTTGAAAGGAAAAGGGCTCACAGCAACAGTATGTACCAAACAAAATAACCAGCAAAAAGCGCGTTGcctgtttaaaaaaaaaagaacgtcTTCTCGTTTGGCTCAAGCCatggttgtgagagaaaaaatatTGCTCGATAGGCGGCAGCTGAGAAATGCTCAAGCGAAGGCCGAAGAAGCGCGCTGCCGACGGGACACCCCCCAACGACTACGAAAAGGAGATGGAGCACAAGAACACGAACGAAGATGAGAAGGGCAAgattttccttaaatagatatactactagaatatatacaACCGGACCCATGATCTCCACTCCTACCTGTTGATTACCCTCACTACGCAATCCCTACCACTGGGTTCAATGGTCCATGATCGATCCCTACTCGATCCTACTATTGATCTACCATCACCTCCGTCTCCATGTGCGTTCATGGAGATCGCGAGCCGAACATCAGCGACGGCGGCTCGTTGAGGTCGAACGGGAGTGCCTTAGGCCCCGTCCGGAGCTCCAGCGCCGTGGACGGCTTCGACGAGGCGACGACGTCCTCCGCCACTGCGACGAGGGGCGGCATCGGCGGcggaaccgccacggcctggtgGTGCAGCCTGCTGGGCGGGAGGTAGAGGACGTGCCAGGGCGAGGAGTGGGTGACGTCGAGCCCGCCGACGAAGTGGCCGCCTGGCGCCGCCGGGTGCGAGAgtgggaacgggcgagcctggaCGGGCGTGGCGCGGGGGCAGGCGCCGCGCCCAGCGGTGAAGTTGAGCCTGGCCTTGGAGCCCCGCAGCGCGACGGCGGCGCGGTCGTAGGCCATGGCGGCCTCGACGGGGGTGTCGTAGGTGCCCAGCCACACGCGCGTCTTCCTCCACGGGTCGCGGATCTCCGCCGCGTACCGGCCCCACGGCCGCTTCCGCACGCCGCGGTAGTGCGCCTCCACGCGCTGCTGGTGCTGGTCCCCGCCGCCCCCGACAGCAACGCCTCCGACAGTAAGGCCGCGTCCTCCCGGCCCACCACCACCGTCCCCGACAGCGCCACCGtgccctccccctcctcctctcaTGTCCCAGTCCATCTGCTGCACCCGCACCGCACCGCACGCTCTCGCCCTCTGAGCTCTGTGGTTGGCCGGGCAGGGAGCAGCTGCTTGGTTGGtctcggcagcggcagcggcaacgGCAAGGCAGCGGTGGGAGTAGTAAACTCACTCCAAGCTCTTTATAGTGCTGGCCTGGCTCGCTGCCTGGGCTGGGCACCTCCTCCCTCCGCTCTCACACACGGCCGCTGTGGCTGCACTCTCACTAATGGCCGCGCCTCGTGAAACGGGGAGGTTGGTTTTTCTGGGGAGGCCTGCGGCTGTCGCTGACCGGGCGTGGGCGCGAGAGCAAAAGCGCACGGCGTCATGAATCCGCCTAGCCGCCGCGCGATCTGACGCCTTGCGGGTCCTCGTCGTCCTGTTCTGGACAGCGTGCGACTGGTCTCGTCCGGCGCGACGCGGGACTGGCGCCGTGACGCCAGCCCTACCACACTGCACTGGCTGCCACTGCGAGCTGGTGGAGTGGAGCACGGACGCCTCGTCCAGTCGTCCTGTCACCCCACCGCCCTGCCGTACCGCGCCTGCGGCACGCGCGGCCGCATGACTCTTCTCTTCACGCCGAGACCCACGCACGAGCCGCACGAACACTGTCCAACGGGACCCACCCATCTGCCGGTTGAGACGGTACGAGTACTGTACTACCCCCTACTACTGCTATTCATGCGGGGTACGTGAACGGGTGCGTGCGCGCTGCGCACCGCGCGTCCTCTTCACCGGCAAACCCACTCGTGCATGACGGGTGGGGCCTGCTGAGAGCTTGCTGGTCCCGCAAGTGAGGACTGCCAGCCGGCGCCCAGCGGCGGGTTCGATAGggacgccgccgcgccgcgccgcgccgcgttCCCCGGGAGCTGGAGGCCGACGTGCCGGGGCACGATTCGGCTGGGCGCGGTTCACGTGGGGGGCCGGACCAGGGAGAGGGCGTGTCGTGTGGTGGGGGGCAGCACGGTTCGCGGTGGTTGGAGCGGAGGGACGTACTGCTACTACGCGCAGCGCACTGCAGCGGCGCCGCTCAACGGGCGGTGGGGCCACTCACACGCCGGGCCCTCGGGCGCCATGAAATCGGCACCCGCGCACGGTCTATCCGGTGGGTGGGTGGGGCGTTTGGTACCCTGCGCCTGCGGCAGCACGCAGCAGCGAGCGCCGAGCGGGCGGCACGCGCACGGCAGCCCAGAGCCCCAGCGCTCGTCGGGCGGGGCGTTGGTTTCTGCCCGGGCGGGGGCGGCGGATGCCGATGCCGATCCGTCCAAATCTCGGGGGCAGAGGGCATTGAtagcgagaaaaaaaaaattcggGAACGGGCATGGCGACCTGCGCCGCGGCAGCGGGAACAGGAGGGCCGGCGGGGCCTTGGGAATGCGCGAGGCCTTGACTGCCATCCTGCCTTCCTGCGGCTTGGCCCGGGTGAGGCAGCGACGGGCCTGTCGCGTGCTGCCACGCTGCATCGGGAAGAGGCGTGCCGTTCGATGGCTCAGGAGGCTTTGCCACAGCTTGCTACGCCATGCTGCTGTGCAGCACTGCGACCCCCCATCATCGAGGATGTACTCTACTCTCCGTCGTAAAAAGCATTTGTGAAGAGTGAAGACAGTCTATAATTTCTATaatctttggccttgtttagttcaccccaaaaaccaaaatcttttcaagatttcccgtcacatcaaatcttgtgacacatgcatggagcattaaatatatataaaaataaaaactaattgcacagtttatctgtaaatcatgagatgaatcttttaagcctagttactccatgattgaataatgtttgtcaaataaaaacgaaagtgttacagttccgaaaaccgaaaagttttcggaactaaacaaggcctttgtttgaatgtattaGCGAAATAAAATGGTAATATGATATTGCAAttaacaaaaaaaatcatatataAGAAATTTGAGAATCAAGATACAAAGTATTTTTATTCCATTCAAAATAACCACACGTCTAACTCGAGAAGTCAACTTTTAACATTcacaaagtatgtactcctccGTACTCATAAAGTGAATTATTTTGGATAACCACACGTCTAACTCGAGAAGTCAACTTTTAATATACATAAtaagtatcatcaaattaacAGTCCGTACTCATAAAGTGAGTTATTTTGGATAAGTTTGGGGTCAaacattagaaatataaatcatgaataacttctaaattatttagtttagaaatgtgaaaactatatgaataaatttgtcttaaaaatatttttataaaaataatatacacaTACCACtttctaataaatatttttataattataagaAGTTAAAGTTAGGCGTTAGAGACCGTGTCACCGTCTTAAATGACTTTTTTTTTAGTTCGAAAGGAGTATTTTATAACAAACATACTCGTTCGGTCCTAAAATAAACCCAACATCTTATTGCTTGACGAGTCCATTTTTTTAAGATTGATTATAAATACAGAAAAGACTATCaaaatttatatctctaaataagtttACATCCTCAATCTAATGAACTTATTGTACAATACAAATATTTGTGTGCATCTGGTTAAGCTTTAAAAGATTTTTTATTTCTTGAAAAGCGAAATGTACATTTATTTTAGGTCGGATGTACTATTAGGAACTATACTATTGACAATTTATACAAATATAATAGAACCTAAaagatttatttatttcaaaacaAGATGTATAGTTATTTCGGAACAAATGAAGTAATAGCTAGATGATGATAACATAGAGAAAACTCGTGGTTGGACAACAAAAAAATTGTGAATGAAGCGTCTTTATTTGGTTGTGTCTATATATAGTATAAAAAGTACCTCAGAATTTTTAGTTTGGGATCATCCTAAGAAATGAACTATTTGTAAGTTTAAGTGGACTGAAAAAAACAGCTATTAATAGTTAGtactataaaaaaataatatgctATAAAAATATGTTACATGATTAGTATACTTTTATTAAATGTTAATCTTTTTACATAGATTTAGTCTCAACATACTTAGAGACATCCTTCCATACTTGTTTAGTATAACaaatgtttatattttttacACAGATTTAGTCAAATTTGAATTTTGATGATTTCTTTGAAAAGCGTGAAGTATACTGTTcgatgatttattatgagagaaaaacactaaccAACCCCTCTCCCCTGtccttaaaaaaaatataggagTCCTATATTGGAAATGATGCTTCTTTTAagagattttttttataaatgatAGGTATATGAGATGAGACAGGAGCTCTGTTGCAGCTATTCTATCTCCTAAAACACTACTTTCCCGATATATGAGATTGGAATATTGGATAGGACATGTCATGGAGATGTTCTTAGAGAGAAATATCATTTAGTTTAGGACATGTGTGTCTTTAGGAACAAGCACTATGGTTAAGGAAAGATTTAACTTGGTGCAACGTACTATACTTCACTTCGTCTCTaaccaaaaaatatatataaaaataactaGTGCCCTCATATGATCAAATTATATATAACTATATCATATCGTTGTTGCGAGACAAACTCAAGCATCCAGCTCCATGTTATATCAAATTTGTGGGTCTCTAACCATATTGTTTGTTCTTAAAGACTAAACAGATCAATCTTTGTCTAAGAAAGTTCCTTGATCATACTAAGAGGTGAAATAAAAACGTGAAATCCCTTGCTTCTGATCAAGCCAATACCCAACGCTCTCAAATGAGTTGATTACATGTCACATCCTTTTGAGGGTAGGGTTTGATTTGGCTTAAGAAGTCACCTTAAAAATCACTTAATATAATCCGAACTTGACCAAGATATGTCATGATTTTCGGTGGCATCTAACAAATGCAACAAAGCTATTTTTCACTGACTTGGACATGGATGGACAAAGACACCTGAATAAGTATTAGAATCTGTTCGCTCTTATGAAAAATTATGACAGAAAATATTATTCGCTGATTCATTATAAGAAAAAAACACTGTTAACTGATAGAAAAAGTGACAATCAAATTAAGGCAGACATTCATAGAGCGAGACATGTCAATGCATTCCCTAATCGCCTCTCTAATTGGTTTTTGTTGATGTAATCATGTGCACACATGTAACAGTTGAATGACAATACAACGGTGGCCAAGATGGGTGCCGGGACACACTTAGAACAATTATCACCATATAATTTTTTTGCTTTAGTACGACAGAACCGTACGGTTGAACATTATAAACGCTTCCAACGCACGTTACTCGTACGTTCCCTGCAGCAGCACATAACTCAGGTTTTGTCACATTTCACATTAcataaatcttgcggcatatcaataaaatattaaattttagtctaattaatttataattaaacaaCATTTTTTAAAACACTACCTCTGTCCCAAAAAATATAATCCTCGAAGAGTAAAAAATTCTTATTTTTACTAAATATAATTTAGAAAGTATTGATATTTATAACGTGTAATGAGTTTTATTAGAttagttatgaaatatatttttataataaacatAATTGGAAATCTAAGTATATATAacatattatataaatttgatcaaacttaaagATCTTTTAACTTCTCGGAAAGTGAGATTCACAATTTTTTTCTTGAATGGGGGGTACAAAAGAAAGTGCTAGTGTCCATTTTGATAACATTTTTGGAAGTAaagcttgtttacttccaaatttttttatgaaatagacacagtagcattttcgtttataaTTGACAAATACtcgtcatctcataaattacagataaattatataattagttatttattttatttatatttaatgctccatatatgtggctcaagatttaatatgacgagtaatttgaaatattttgtaaatttttttaggaactaaggctttgtttagttcacccaaaaccaaaaactttttaagattcaccgtcacattgaattttgACAACAAAAACTACAGTTAACTGTaaattatgagacgaatcttttaaatttagttaCTACGTTATTGAATACAAATgacagtatcaaaatccaaaaatttgttgaatctaaacaaggcctaaaaggtctaaggccttgtttagttcaccccgaaatccaaaaacttttcaagattccatgtcacatcgaatcttg
It encodes:
- the LOC8077053 gene encoding ethylene-responsive transcription factor 12; the encoded protein is MDWDMRGGGGGHGGAVGDGGGGPGGRGLTVGGVAVGGGGDQHQQRVEAHYRGVRKRPWGRYAAEIRDPWRKTRVWLGTYDTPVEAAMAYDRAAVALRGSKARLNFTAGRGACPRATPVQARPFPLSHPAAPGGHFVGGLDVTHSSPWHVLYLPPSRLHHQAVAVPPPMPPLVAVAEDVVASSKPSTALELRTGPKALPFDLNEPPSLMFGSRSP